In Mytilus edulis chromosome 6, xbMytEdul2.2, whole genome shotgun sequence, the following proteins share a genomic window:
- the LOC139527872 gene encoding nacrein-like protein: protein MELVFLFATVATVFVSFVDGAGYLQIRPPSANQCCYEDINQAHFSYDRDFCEGPKDWCRVHPCWTTCGSQRRQSPININTKETRYKRYSRLKFGNLNTRVLANIKNNGHAPDFDVDGKFDDEITLCNVPRRPKDKKYNFAQLHVHLGRDENKGSEHAIDNTFKPMEAHMVFYDSNYDGVGEAKPKRNGLVVLSVMIEVYGNNHENNECRVDGTCKVRFAKKLSKLMEKYYEKVRHYPMESFNPDFFNLLGFQRSNSCTNNNCGRTPSPDFIEERCEKEEQNARSVRVTEGITPLDVLPYDTNQFYTYAGSLTTPPCYETVQWVVYKCPIKVSSKAFRMLQLVEDSHFLPLTRFGVRRPLQKNKKVVVYSNFKK from the exons ATGGAACTTGTATTTTTGTTCGCTACCGTTGCCACAGTGTTTGTGTCTTTCGTTGATGGAGCCGGATATCTACAGATTCGACCTCCCTCAGCGAATCAGTGTTGCTATGAAGACATAAACCAAGCTCATTTCAGCTATGACAGGGATTTCTGTGAAG GACCAAAGGATTGGTGCAGAGTTCATCCATGCTGGACTACATGTGGATCACAGAGGAGACAATCGCCTATTAACATCAACACAAAAGAGACTCGTTATAAACGTTATTCAAGGCTCAAGTTTGGAAATCTCAACACAAGAGTTCTTGCAAATATCAAAAACAATG GCCATGCACCGGATTTTGATGTTGACGGAAAATTTGATGACGAAATAACTCTATGCAATGTCCCTAGAAGACCAAAAGACAAGAAGTATAATTTTGCCCAGTTGCATGTTCACCTTGGACGAGACGAAAATAAGGGATCTGAACATGCTATAGACAATACATTCAAACCGATGGAG GCTCACATGGTATTTTACGACAGCAACTATGACGGTGTTGGGGAAGCTAAACCAAAGAGAAATGGACTGGTAGTGTTAAGTGTTATGATAGAG gtatacGGAAATAACCACGAAAACAATGAATGCAGG GTTGATGGAACATGTAAAGTCAGATTTGCAAAGAAGCTTAGTAAACTGATGGAAAAATACTATGAAAAAGTGCGACACTATCCTATGGAGTCGTTTAATCCTGATTTCTTCAACCTCCTTGGGTTTCAACGTAGTA ACAGTTGTACGAACAATAATTGTGGTCGAACGCCAAGTCCTGACTTCATAGAAGAGAGATGCGAAAAAGAAGAGCAAAACGCCAGATCAGTTAGAGTTACAGAAGGTATCACTCCTCTAGATGTCCTTCCGTATGACACAAACCAATTCTACACGTATGCAGGGTCTCTCACTACACCACCATGTTATGAAACTGTACAGTGGGTTGTTTATAAATGCCCAATTAAAGTTTCTAGCAAG GCTTTTAGAATGTTACAGTTGGTAGAAGATTCACATTTTCTTCCTCTTACAAGATTTGGTGTACGAAGACCTTTACAG aaaAATAAGAAAGTGGTTGTCTAcagtaattttaaaaaatga